One window of Lytechinus variegatus isolate NC3 chromosome 2, Lvar_3.0, whole genome shotgun sequence genomic DNA carries:
- the LOC121406884 gene encoding carboxypeptidase B-like: MQFDFWTPVLKRVNHPVDIMVRPDLQNLLRTLLQHRGLGYHVMIDDVGKLVSSQMSELSERRENGRLSGTALSGFDYNVYHTYEEIMQWVDDVATEYSHIVESFLLGYSYEGRPIKGIKIRGTGSHDANPRAVWFEGGIHAREWISPATVMGFTQKLLDEYDNGDNLVVEMFDNLDWYIIPSLNVDGYSYTWLSDRMWRKTRSLNAKSACIGTDPNRNWPYEWGGVGASTWECSDTYRGERAVSEIEVFNAIDFLRKKKDDGQDFIVFIDFHSYSQLIIAPWSYLESEPRTEDYDDQMALALEMQSAIKDTHGVVYNYGAGADILYACSGVTSDWGYGTFSTHGGNTDGGLGAKYSFTVELRDEGQHGFLLPADQIQPSYEEMHAAVRALGAHVLNEMSATVQ, encoded by the exons ATGCAGTTTGACTTTTGGACTCCCGTTCTTAAAAGAGTAAACCACCCTGTCGATATTATGGTACGACCTGATCTCCAAAACCTTCTGCGCACGCTCCTGCAGCACAGGGGGCTGGGCTACCACGTCATGATAGATGACGTAGGCAAACTTGTGTCCAGTCAGATGTCAGAACTATCAGAACGGCGGGAAAATGGGCGATTGAGTGGGACTGCACTGAGTGGCTTCGATTATAATGTTTATCATACGTACGAAGAG ATTATGCAGTGGGTAGATGACGTAGCTACTGAATACAGTCATATTGTCGAATCGTTCCTACTCGGGTATTCATACGAAGGACGGCccattaaaggaataaag aTCCGGGGAACTGGAAGCCATGATGCAAATCCTCGCGCTGTCTGGTTTGAAGGTGGCATTCATGCTCGAGAATGGATCTCACCGGCTACTGTCATGGGATTCACTCAGAAG cTTCTTGATGAATACGACAACGGTGATAACCTCGTGGTCGAAATGTTCGACAACCTAGACTGGTACATCATCCCATCTCTGAATGTAGACGGCTACAGCTACACATGGCTATCg GATCGAATGTGGCGTAAGACCCGCTCACTGAACGCCAAATCAGCATGCATTGGTACCGACCCAAATAGAAACTGGCCCTACGAATGGGGAG GTGTCGGGGCCAGCACTTGGGAATGTTCAGATACCTATCGAGGCGAAAGAGCCGTCTCCGAGATCGAAGTTTTCAACGCCATAGATTTcttgagaaagaagaaagatgaCGGGCAGGACTTCATCGTGTTCATTGATTTCCACAGCTACTCGCAGTTGATCATCGCACCGTGGTCGTACCTAGAGTCCGAACCTCGCACCGAAGACTATGATGACCAG ATGGCGTTGGCTTTGGAGATGCAGTCGGCCATCAAAGATACACATGGTGTTGTATACAATTACGGGGCCGGGGCAGACATTTTGT ATGCCTGTTCTGGTGTGACCAGCGACTGGGGTTATGGCACCTTTTCCACACACGGGGGCAACACTGATGGTGGACTGGGGGCCAAGTATTCCTTTACTGTAGAGTTGCGCGATGAAGGCCAACACGGATTTCTTCTCCCTGCGGATCAAATACAACCAAGTTACGAAGAGATGCACGCTGCCGTGCGCGCTCTCGGGGCTCATGTCCTGAACGAGATGAGTGCTACCGTTCAATAA